In the genome of Nonlabens sp. MB-3u-79, one region contains:
- a CDS encoding geranylgeranylglycerol-phosphate geranylgeranyltransferase, with translation MSTFFKIIRWPNVLLTILTQLVIVYGLLIPSLVVPALNWWQLLLLLSATGLLTASGNVINDIYDVAIDQINKPEKLLVTKSISETSAYNLYFVLTILAVICGFVLANSLDKPILSSVFVGVAFVLYLYASSLKSMLLVGNLVISILVALVILITGVFELFPVITEASQPVFKFLMERLLEFSLMAFLINVVREWVKDCEDVNGDKAGGRNTLAIALGRTRAARFIAFFILGILILLGWFVYEYIYLNDIITYYFIFLIMGPLMFVMIKLWSAQTQKEFHILSTVLKVVLLFGILSIGIFRINYYLN, from the coding sequence ATGTCTACTTTTTTTAAAATTATACGCTGGCCTAACGTTTTGTTGACCATTCTAACACAATTGGTCATTGTTTATGGCCTGTTAATTCCCTCTTTAGTTGTTCCAGCTTTAAACTGGTGGCAATTGCTTTTGTTGCTTAGCGCTACGGGCCTACTTACGGCAAGTGGTAATGTCATCAATGATATTTATGATGTGGCAATTGATCAAATAAACAAACCTGAAAAGCTACTCGTCACAAAAAGCATCTCAGAAACGAGTGCTTATAACTTGTATTTTGTTTTGACTATTCTTGCCGTAATTTGTGGTTTTGTGCTGGCTAACAGTTTAGATAAGCCCATTTTATCAAGTGTGTTTGTAGGTGTCGCTTTTGTGCTTTATTTGTATGCGAGTTCGCTCAAGTCTATGTTGCTGGTTGGTAATTTGGTGATTTCCATATTGGTCGCATTAGTGATTCTTATAACAGGAGTCTTTGAACTTTTCCCTGTCATTACTGAAGCGTCGCAACCTGTATTTAAGTTTCTTATGGAACGTTTGTTGGAATTTAGCTTGATGGCTTTTTTAATCAATGTAGTTCGAGAATGGGTTAAAGACTGTGAAGATGTAAATGGAGATAAAGCTGGTGGTAGGAATACGCTTGCTATAGCTTTAGGAAGAACAAGAGCTGCTCGATTTATCGCCTTTTTTATTTTAGGTATTCTGATTTTGTTAGGCTGGTTTGTATATGAGTACATCTACCTAAACGATATCATTACCTATTACTTTATATTTCTTATCATGGGGCCATTAATGTTTGTCATGATCAAGCTATGGTCGGCGCAAACCCAAAAGGAATTCCATATACTTTCTACTGTTCTCAAAGTAGTTCTTCTCTTTGGAATCCTGTCTATTGGAATTTTCAGAATCAATTATTACCTTAATTAA
- a CDS encoding nucleoside phosphorylase produces MSIANSELIINPDGSIYHLNLKPHQLADTVITVGDPERVSEVSKYFDVIEVKVGKREFHTHTGIYKNKRISVISTGIGTDNIDIVFNELDALVNVDFKTREIHKELKSLDIIRVGTSGAVQSDISVDSFLLSQRGIGFDSLMHWYESDGGDTAFAKAVSQQIPRSKLHATPYVVACDPDLAKKFQTMEMKNGNTITNVGFYGPQSRKIRLEPAEKNINTYIADFNFEGHKITNLEMETAGIYAMSTLLGHRAVSLNAILANRATGEFSSQPTATVEKLIRFTLDAIVA; encoded by the coding sequence ATGTCTATAGCAAATTCTGAACTCATCATCAATCCAGATGGGAGTATTTACCATCTCAACCTAAAACCTCACCAACTGGCAGATACCGTTATTACTGTAGGGGATCCTGAACGTGTGAGCGAAGTGTCTAAATACTTTGATGTGATTGAAGTAAAGGTAGGAAAACGCGAATTCCACACGCATACAGGTATTTACAAAAATAAACGCATCAGTGTGATTTCTACAGGTATTGGAACTGATAATATTGATATCGTTTTCAATGAGTTGGACGCATTAGTTAATGTCGATTTTAAAACTAGAGAGATTCATAAGGAACTCAAGTCTTTAGACATTATACGCGTAGGAACTAGTGGTGCTGTTCAAAGTGATATTTCTGTGGATAGTTTTTTACTGTCCCAACGAGGAATAGGCTTTGACAGTTTGATGCATTGGTATGAAAGTGATGGTGGTGATACCGCTTTCGCGAAAGCGGTATCACAACAAATACCTAGATCAAAATTACATGCGACCCCTTATGTGGTTGCTTGCGATCCAGACCTTGCCAAAAAGTTTCAAACTATGGAAATGAAAAATGGCAATACCATCACTAACGTAGGCTTTTACGGGCCGCAAAGTCGTAAAATAAGACTGGAACCCGCAGAGAAAAACATCAATACGTATATAGCAGATTTTAACTTTGAAGGACATAAAATCACCAACTTAGAAATGGAAACCGCTGGAATCTATGCTATGTCAACACTTTTAGGACATAGAGCTGTTTCATTAAACGCCATACTTGCAAATCGCGCTACTGGAGAGTTCTCTTCTCAACCTACGGCAACGGTAGAGAAACTTATCAGATTCACACTAGATGCTATTGTGGCTTAA
- a CDS encoding Rossmann-like and DUF2520 domain-containing protein produces MIRIIIIGTGNIGGHLCNAFENVPASNNILVTGYYNRAQKELSGSNAALLTDLNNLPDSDLILLAVPDDAIEKVSEQIKATKAVIAHTSGSVAMSVLQNHKNHGVFYLPQSFSSSRKPSFEDINICLESSSKEVNKVLEMVAVTLSRKREQINSSQRKKLHLAAVYMNNFVNHCYSKAEEIMEEASIDTHLLDALMRETLEKAIALSPKSSQTGPAIRNDSRTIEKHLLLLEKEDREMYRSITKSIQKTHGKKL; encoded by the coding sequence ATGATAAGGATAATTATTATTGGAACTGGTAATATAGGTGGGCATCTTTGTAATGCCTTTGAAAATGTCCCTGCATCTAATAATATTCTAGTTACCGGGTATTATAATAGAGCTCAAAAAGAGCTGTCAGGCAGCAACGCAGCTTTACTTACTGATCTTAACAACCTGCCAGACTCTGATCTCATTTTGCTTGCCGTTCCTGACGATGCCATAGAAAAAGTTTCAGAACAAATCAAAGCTACTAAAGCCGTCATTGCACATACCAGTGGTAGTGTTGCTATGAGCGTTTTGCAAAATCACAAGAATCACGGCGTTTTTTACTTACCACAAAGTTTTAGCAGTTCCAGAAAGCCAAGCTTTGAGGACATTAATATTTGCCTGGAATCCAGCAGTAAAGAGGTGAATAAAGTTTTGGAAATGGTGGCTGTTACGCTTTCGCGAAAGCGGGAACAAATCAATTCTTCTCAACGCAAGAAACTCCATCTAGCAGCAGTTTATATGAACAACTTTGTCAATCACTGTTATTCCAAAGCAGAAGAGATTATGGAAGAAGCCTCTATAGACACACATTTGTTAGATGCATTGATGCGAGAAACATTAGAAAAAGCAATAGCTCTTTCTCCTAAAAGCTCGCAAACAGGTCCAGCGATAAGAAACGACTCAAGAACAATAGAAAAGCACTTACTACTGCTTGAAAAAGAAGATCGAGAAATGTACCGATCCATTACTAAATCTATACAAAAAACACATGGCAAAAAGCTATAA
- the ccsA gene encoding cytochrome c biogenesis protein, with the protein MKDRLIALLFGTRTMTVLLLAFAASMAAGTFIENSYDTPTSKIWVYNEWWFSLIMLWLMFNFIYNIKRYQLLQWKKWATLTLHLSWVIIIIGAGITRYISFEGMMLIREGQTENTFLSEETYFSAIIQGEDPSGNSMQRSVKERLLISQYDYNTSRDFKFYDKDITITIDSMIFDAVEGLKEGDENSDYYLKIVEAGEGKRHDHLIKAGEEASIHNVLFGVNIDPEIAAQKGLINITENWNGYTIQTPYEGEFLRMADQMEGKVIPDSIQTLQLRSLYTMAGMQFVIPDPVTQGEVGIIKSPEPTKAQAHGILATVTSGDESQKIEMLGGKGIISDYVDLDINGLKTYIKYGSIARDLSFGIQLNDFIASKQPGTEKSYSAFESQVTVIDSAGKSQERIYMNHVLDKGGYRFFQAGFDPDELGTHLSVNHDFWGKTVTYIGYCLLYLGLMALIFDPNTRFGELRRLIERVKKRKAKHLAMIALLFTASIAGAQVQEEDHTGHQHAPGEHSKSIENREGESTNQDASTVAIGVAAEDIAAPKMTPIPVRLADSIIVANMAPLAQAERFGKVVVQDDGRMKPMSTLASEVLRRLSERDYYEAKVGDSIVRLTPEQTIISMIQFRDLWFDVPLIKLNYKNDSLKTILGVDKSTKYARGMDFWRRQDSTIGSYKISPYLDQANAADVKSSIQQGFIDINYSVGILDQVLSGSILKIFPKKGAENNTWYASPDLEKAAYEEERDINFVRDFFPAYTSLLRQGNASGNYLNANAALNSLFEFQRYHGSEIIPSKERIDAEILYNKYNVFKNLYKWYVWFGILMLILLIVEIIRPMKQIRWTIKFHHWVIAALFLVHTAALITRWYLSGHAPWSDAYESLIYVAWATMAFGLMFGRKSEMTVASTAFVVAIILWVAQLNWLDPSIGNLQPVLDSYWLMIHVAVIVGSYGPFALGMILGLVTLILMIFSTKKNRKIMDLNIKELTYINEVALTVGLIMLTIGNFLGGMWANESWGRYWGWDPKETWALITIFIYAFVLHLRLVPGLKGRWTFNLWSVLAFASVLMTYFGVNFYLSGLHSYASGDQIISYQFAVITLSVIFVIAAFARYKEFKIHRESKKK; encoded by the coding sequence ATGAAAGACAGATTGATTGCTTTGCTTTTCGGTACGCGTACCATGACAGTTTTATTACTCGCTTTTGCAGCAAGTATGGCGGCTGGAACCTTTATTGAGAATTCTTATGACACGCCTACTTCTAAAATTTGGGTGTATAATGAATGGTGGTTTTCATTGATCATGTTGTGGTTGATGTTCAATTTTATTTATAACATCAAGAGGTACCAACTCTTACAATGGAAAAAATGGGCCACTCTTACGTTGCATCTTTCCTGGGTTATCATAATCATAGGTGCAGGTATTACCAGGTATATTTCTTTTGAAGGAATGATGCTGATACGAGAAGGACAAACAGAGAATACTTTTTTAAGCGAAGAAACCTATTTCAGTGCGATAATTCAAGGAGAAGACCCCTCTGGTAATTCTATGCAACGGTCAGTAAAGGAAAGGTTATTAATTTCTCAATACGATTATAATACCTCTAGAGATTTTAAATTTTACGATAAGGATATTACCATTACGATAGACAGCATGATCTTTGATGCTGTGGAAGGCTTAAAAGAAGGAGATGAGAATAGCGATTACTATTTAAAAATAGTGGAAGCAGGAGAAGGAAAACGCCACGATCACTTGATTAAAGCTGGAGAAGAGGCTAGTATTCACAATGTGCTATTCGGTGTAAATATAGATCCAGAAATCGCAGCTCAAAAAGGATTGATTAATATTACTGAAAACTGGAACGGTTACACCATACAAACCCCCTATGAAGGAGAGTTTCTACGCATGGCAGACCAGATGGAGGGAAAGGTCATCCCAGATTCTATACAAACCTTACAATTGAGATCTCTTTATACGATGGCAGGAATGCAATTTGTAATTCCAGACCCTGTTACTCAAGGAGAAGTTGGAATTATAAAAAGTCCGGAACCTACTAAGGCACAGGCTCATGGGATTTTGGCTACCGTAACCAGCGGTGACGAGTCACAGAAAATAGAAATGCTAGGAGGGAAAGGTATTATCTCTGATTATGTAGACTTGGATATCAATGGTTTAAAAACCTATATCAAATATGGATCTATTGCAAGAGATCTTTCATTTGGGATACAATTGAACGATTTTATAGCCAGTAAACAACCAGGGACTGAGAAATCTTACTCGGCTTTTGAAAGTCAAGTAACCGTAATTGATTCAGCTGGGAAGTCACAAGAACGTATTTATATGAACCATGTACTCGATAAAGGAGGCTATAGATTTTTCCAAGCAGGATTTGATCCAGATGAGCTTGGCACCCACCTTTCTGTCAACCATGATTTTTGGGGTAAAACGGTAACTTATATAGGGTACTGTTTACTGTATCTTGGTCTGATGGCGTTAATTTTTGATCCGAATACAAGATTTGGAGAATTGAGAAGGTTGATTGAACGAGTTAAAAAACGCAAAGCAAAGCATCTTGCAATGATAGCGCTCTTGTTTACGGCAAGTATTGCTGGAGCTCAAGTGCAAGAAGAAGACCATACAGGGCATCAACATGCCCCTGGAGAACATTCTAAGTCTATTGAAAATAGGGAAGGAGAGAGCACCAATCAAGACGCTTCCACTGTAGCTATAGGAGTAGCTGCAGAAGATATAGCAGCACCTAAGATGACACCTATTCCCGTTAGACTCGCCGATAGTATCATTGTGGCTAATATGGCCCCTCTGGCGCAGGCAGAGCGTTTTGGTAAAGTAGTCGTACAAGATGATGGACGTATGAAGCCCATGTCTACTCTAGCTAGTGAAGTACTACGTAGACTCTCTGAACGAGACTATTATGAGGCAAAAGTAGGGGATAGTATTGTCCGTCTAACACCAGAACAAACCATAATCAGTATGATTCAATTCAGAGATTTGTGGTTTGATGTTCCACTGATAAAACTGAATTATAAAAACGATTCTTTAAAAACAATTCTTGGCGTCGATAAAAGCACCAAGTACGCACGTGGAATGGACTTCTGGAGAAGGCAAGACAGTACGATAGGTAGTTATAAAATCAGTCCGTACCTAGATCAAGCAAATGCTGCTGATGTAAAGTCCAGTATACAACAAGGCTTTATAGACATCAATTACAGTGTAGGGATTTTAGATCAAGTACTTTCAGGTTCCATTTTAAAGATCTTTCCTAAAAAAGGAGCAGAAAACAACACTTGGTATGCTTCACCAGATCTGGAAAAAGCTGCGTATGAAGAAGAACGAGATATTAATTTTGTTAGAGACTTTTTCCCTGCTTACACCTCTTTATTACGTCAAGGAAATGCCAGCGGTAATTATCTCAATGCAAATGCAGCACTGAACAGCCTTTTTGAATTCCAACGTTATCACGGATCAGAAATCATTCCTAGCAAAGAACGTATCGATGCAGAGATTTTGTACAACAAATACAATGTCTTTAAGAACTTGTATAAATGGTACGTGTGGTTTGGTATTCTTATGTTGATTCTCCTAATCGTAGAGATCATAAGACCTATGAAGCAAATACGATGGACTATTAAATTCCATCACTGGGTGATTGCAGCCTTATTCTTAGTGCATACCGCAGCTTTAATCACCAGATGGTATCTGAGTGGTCATGCGCCTTGGTCAGATGCTTATGAATCTTTGATTTATGTAGCTTGGGCCACTATGGCTTTTGGATTAATGTTTGGTAGAAAGAGTGAGATGACTGTGGCAAGTACTGCATTTGTCGTGGCTATCATTTTATGGGTAGCGCAATTGAACTGGCTGGATCCATCCATAGGTAATTTGCAACCGGTGTTAGATTCATATTGGTTAATGATCCACGTAGCGGTGATTGTAGGTAGTTATGGCCCTTTTGCTTTAGGAATGATACTCGGGTTGGTCACTCTGATTTTAATGATTTTCTCTACCAAGAAAAATAGAAAAATCATGGACCTCAATATCAAAGAGTTAACCTATATCAATGAAGTAGCACTTACTGTAGGGTTGATCATGTTAACCATAGGAAACTTTCTTGGTGGTATGTGGGCAAATGAATCTTGGGGTCGTTACTGGGGTTGGGATCCTAAGGAAACTTGGGCTTTGATCACCATTTTTATCTACGCCTTTGTATTGCACTTGCGACTGGTTCCAGGATTGAAAGGAAGATGGACCTTTAACTTATGGTCTGTTCTCGCTTTTGCTAGTGTTTTGATGACCTATTTTGGAGTCAACTTTTACCTATCAGGATTGCACAGTTATGCCAGTGGAGATCAGATCATCTCGTATCAATTTGCTGTGATTACACTGTCGGTTATATTTGTCATTGCAGCCTTTGCAAGGTACAAGGAGTTTAAGATTCACAGGGAATCTAAGAAGAAGTAA
- a CDS encoding peptidylprolyl isomerase has product MKKIHGLIAILALVFMASSCEDKYPDVEDGIYVEIQTNKGTMFAQLYYEEAPVSSANFVALAEGKHPLVNDSLKGKPFYDGLIFHRVMKDFMIQGGDVSGTGSGDVGYKFDQEVNDTLKHDSKGILSMANAGPNTNGSQFFIMHKENPSLDMRYNVFGKVVQGLEVVDSIALTPVNGQRPVDSMIMQKVSIIRKGKAAKKWDAVKTFEDAISAAEAKKEEAAKLAAERSAAAPAARAVKAEELAVLKEMAIKLPNSNVMIYVKTKGDGEKPAEGASVMMDYSGFFLDGTLFDSSILEVAQNFDNINARKEQMGAYAPMPVQYSSSVGMVQGFKDAMLSMNYGDEIVAFIPSDLAYGERGAGGVIPPNTDLVFEMKITK; this is encoded by the coding sequence ATGAAAAAAATCCACGGACTCATTGCAATTCTTGCCCTCGTATTTATGGCATCATCTTGTGAAGACAAATATCCAGACGTAGAAGATGGTATCTATGTAGAAATTCAAACTAACAAAGGGACCATGTTTGCTCAATTATATTATGAAGAGGCACCTGTTTCTAGTGCTAACTTTGTTGCGTTAGCAGAAGGGAAACACCCCTTAGTAAACGATTCGTTAAAAGGAAAACCTTTTTATGACGGATTAATTTTTCATAGAGTTATGAAAGATTTTATGATCCAAGGTGGTGATGTAAGCGGTACTGGTAGCGGTGATGTAGGTTATAAATTTGATCAAGAAGTAAATGATACTTTAAAGCACGATTCAAAAGGTATACTTTCTATGGCAAATGCTGGACCTAATACTAATGGAAGTCAGTTCTTTATCATGCATAAAGAAAACCCTAGTTTAGACATGCGTTATAATGTATTTGGTAAAGTAGTACAAGGCCTAGAAGTAGTTGACTCTATAGCGCTAACTCCGGTAAACGGTCAGCGTCCTGTGGATTCAATGATCATGCAAAAAGTTTCCATTATTCGTAAGGGAAAAGCTGCAAAGAAATGGGATGCGGTTAAAACTTTTGAAGATGCTATTAGTGCCGCTGAGGCTAAAAAAGAAGAAGCTGCTAAACTAGCTGCCGAAAGAAGTGCTGCTGCACCAGCTGCAAGAGCGGTAAAAGCGGAAGAACTTGCTGTTCTAAAAGAAATGGCAATCAAATTACCGAATAGCAACGTTATGATTTATGTGAAAACTAAAGGAGATGGTGAAAAACCAGCTGAAGGTGCTTCTGTCATGATGGATTATAGTGGTTTCTTTTTGGACGGTACTCTATTTGACTCTTCGATTCTTGAGGTTGCTCAGAATTTTGATAATATTAATGCTAGGAAAGAACAAATGGGTGCTTATGCTCCTATGCCAGTGCAATACAGTTCTTCTGTAGGAATGGTTCAAGGCTTTAAAGATGCTATGTTAAGTATGAACTACGGTGATGAAATCGTAGCATTCATCCCTTCTGATCTCGCTTATGGCGAGCGTGGTGCAGGTGGTGTCATCCCTCCTAACACCGATCTTGTTTTTGAAATGAAGATCACTAAATAA
- the gldI gene encoding gliding motility-associated peptidyl-prolyl isomerase GldI, translating into MKLLFRTFLIGVLFVSLQGCSKKVEARKPITTTTSSSIQQSIETNKKLNAAEEQAIENIIKNIDQKFERSANGFYYSFTKKDSTVGIQPKFGDRVTFEYDAVALNGDTIYRKEELSPITKSLDQEYGIFRGMRAALKLMKTDEEMIVFFPSYSAYGYYGDNNRIGSNTPFKSRVRLLGINLKE; encoded by the coding sequence ATGAAGTTGTTATTTAGAACCTTTCTTATAGGTGTTTTATTCGTCTCTCTTCAAGGCTGTAGCAAGAAGGTTGAGGCTAGAAAGCCTATTACCACAACTACCAGCTCTAGCATACAGCAATCTATAGAAACAAACAAGAAACTTAATGCCGCTGAGGAGCAAGCTATAGAAAACATTATTAAGAATATCGATCAAAAATTTGAGCGCAGCGCTAACGGATTTTACTACTCTTTCACTAAAAAGGATTCAACCGTCGGTATACAACCCAAATTTGGAGACCGTGTAACTTTTGAATACGACGCGGTAGCCTTAAACGGAGATACCATTTATAGGAAAGAAGAACTCTCCCCAATAACTAAAAGTCTGGATCAAGAATACGGCATTTTTAGAGGTATGCGAGCAGCGTTGAAATTGATGAAGACTGATGAAGAAATGATTGTCTTTTTCCCATCTTATTCTGCTTATGGATATTATGGAGATAATAATCGAATAGGTTCAAATACCCCATTTAAAAGTCGTGTAAGACTCTTAGGTATAAACTTAAAGGAATAA
- a CDS encoding nucleoside-diphosphate kinase: protein MATNRTFTMIKPDGVEDGHTGAILDKITASGFRIVALKKTQMTVADAQEFYSVHSERPFYGELVEFMTRGPVVAAVLEKENAVADFRTLIGATNPADAADGTIRKMFAKSMGENAVHGSDSDENAAIESAFHFSAREMF, encoded by the coding sequence ATGGCAACGAATAGAACATTTACTATGATTAAGCCTGACGGCGTTGAAGACGGTCACACAGGTGCTATACTTGACAAAATTACAGCTAGCGGTTTTAGAATCGTCGCTCTTAAGAAAACTCAAATGACTGTTGCCGATGCACAGGAATTTTATTCAGTACACAGCGAGCGTCCATTTTATGGTGAATTGGTAGAATTCATGACTCGTGGTCCTGTAGTTGCCGCTGTTCTTGAAAAAGAAAATGCAGTTGCAGATTTCCGTACGTTAATAGGAGCTACTAATCCTGCTGACGCTGCCGATGGAACGATCAGAAAAATGTTTGCTAAGAGTATGGGAGAAAACGCTGTCCATGGAAGTGATAGCGATGAAAACGCAGCTATCGAGAGTGCATTCCATTTCTCAGCACGTGAAATGTTTTAA
- a CDS encoding Maf family nucleotide pyrophosphatase translates to MLADKFATTEIILASQSPRRQELLKGLDLDFKIETRPVDEVYSSDLKRQEITNYLSILKASAFKNDLKSNQLLITSDTIVWFNEEALEKPKNAEHAREMLTSMSGHSHEVFTSVCFTTTQRQEVIYDLTKVYFAALTEEEIEYYVSHYKPFDKAGAYGVQDWLGYAAVTRLEGCYYNVMGLPLPKVYEFLKGF, encoded by the coding sequence ATGCTAGCAGACAAATTTGCAACTACCGAAATCATTCTCGCCTCACAATCTCCTAGAAGACAGGAGCTTTTAAAAGGTTTAGATCTCGATTTTAAAATAGAAACTAGGCCTGTAGACGAAGTGTATAGCTCTGATTTGAAAAGACAGGAAATCACCAATTATCTTTCTATTTTAAAAGCAAGTGCCTTTAAAAATGACCTGAAAAGCAATCAGTTATTAATCACTAGTGATACCATTGTATGGTTCAATGAGGAGGCATTAGAAAAACCTAAAAATGCGGAGCATGCCAGAGAAATGCTTACTTCAATGAGCGGTCATTCTCATGAAGTATTTACCTCGGTTTGCTTTACAACCACCCAACGACAAGAAGTTATATACGACCTTACTAAAGTCTATTTTGCAGCATTGACCGAAGAAGAAATAGAGTACTATGTGAGTCATTACAAACCTTTTGACAAAGCTGGCGCTTATGGTGTTCAAGACTGGTTGGGGTATGCAGCGGTTACTCGATTAGAAGGATGTTATTATAACGTTATGGGGTTGCCATTACCTAAGGTATATGAGTTTTTAAAAGGGTTTTAG
- a CDS encoding KdsC family phosphatase, which produces MAKSYKELLHDINTFILDVDGVLTDGRLIISESGELLRTMNARDGYAMKTALNNGYNVCIITGGTNEGVKTRLVGLGIKDVYLNASDKMIQIRAYVAKHNLKPENIVFMGDDMPDVAAIQFAGLGCCPQDAIPEAKAVSQYISHRNGGDACVRDIIEQVMKVHGKWNVQEGKSVKST; this is translated from the coding sequence ATGGCAAAAAGCTATAAAGAATTACTTCACGACATTAACACTTTTATTTTAGACGTAGATGGTGTGCTCACAGACGGCAGGCTTATTATTTCTGAAAGTGGTGAACTATTGCGCACTATGAACGCAAGAGATGGCTATGCGATGAAGACGGCACTCAACAACGGCTATAATGTTTGTATTATCACTGGGGGCACAAATGAAGGTGTAAAAACGAGATTGGTAGGTCTGGGTATTAAAGACGTGTACCTAAATGCCAGCGATAAAATGATCCAAATAAGGGCGTACGTGGCAAAGCACAACTTAAAACCAGAAAACATTGTATTTATGGGAGATGATATGCCAGATGTTGCAGCCATTCAATTTGCTGGACTAGGCTGTTGCCCTCAAGATGCTATTCCAGAAGCAAAAGCTGTAAGTCAATACATTTCTCATAGAAATGGCGGCGATGCTTGTGTACGCGATATTATAGAACAAGTTATGAAAGTACATGGCAAATGGAATGTACAAGAAGGAAAGAGTGTGAAATCAACCTAA
- a CDS encoding Rid family detoxifying hydrolase, with protein MKKIIYTDLAPKPIGPYNQAVYYKNAYEHTLYTSGQIAIDPSTGELKIDDLKEETHLVMKHLESLLKQVDMTFEHVLKTSIFLSDMSNFAIVNEVYGSYFREETAPARETVEVANLPKYVNVEISLIAKHEI; from the coding sequence ATGAAAAAAATAATCTACACCGACCTCGCTCCTAAGCCTATTGGTCCTTATAATCAAGCTGTTTACTATAAAAATGCTTATGAACACACCCTGTATACGAGTGGCCAAATCGCCATCGACCCCAGTACAGGAGAATTAAAAATAGACGATCTTAAGGAAGAAACCCATTTGGTGATGAAACACCTAGAGAGTCTGTTAAAGCAGGTAGATATGACTTTTGAACATGTTCTTAAAACGAGTATATTTCTAAGTGATATGTCCAACTTTGCGATCGTAAATGAGGTTTATGGAAGTTATTTTAGGGAAGAAACAGCACCTGCAAGAGAAACTGTAGAAGTAGCCAACTTGCCTAAATATGTGAATGTTGAAATTTCACTCATCGCAAAGCACGAGATATAA
- a CDS encoding DHH family phosphoesterase, with protein MNKDQIQSLKHELSTPKKIVIVPHKNPDGDAVGSVIALYGYLLELGHHVHMISPNDFPAFLKWMENSDLFLNYEKEKEQSDALIREADMIFNLDHNAFHRAGTMEFILKEVDATFVMIDHHQQPDDFATYIYSDTSMSSTCEMIYHFLEMMNDTDKINPAMAAAMYTGILTDTGSFKYSSTTSTTLRVAANLVDKGANSEAINRKIYDVNTPSRMKLLGVALNNMVVLEKYRTAYITLTQKELDDNNFKKGDTEGFVNYALSLDGIVFAQILIEKESEAIIKTSLRSKGDFDVNQLARENWEGGGHKNAAGGKSDLSMTETVNKLISILPAYEKELHEVVI; from the coding sequence ATGAATAAAGATCAAATTCAAAGCTTGAAACATGAGCTTTCCACTCCTAAAAAAATAGTCATTGTTCCACATAAAAATCCAGATGGAGATGCGGTGGGTTCTGTAATTGCTCTATATGGCTACCTGCTTGAGTTAGGACATCATGTGCACATGATCAGTCCGAATGATTTTCCTGCTTTTTTAAAATGGATGGAAAACAGTGACTTATTCTTGAACTACGAGAAAGAAAAAGAACAGTCTGATGCATTAATTAGGGAGGCTGATATGATCTTTAATCTCGATCACAACGCATTTCATCGTGCAGGAACTATGGAGTTTATACTTAAGGAAGTAGATGCGACCTTTGTTATGATTGACCATCACCAGCAACCAGACGATTTTGCTACCTATATCTATAGTGACACTTCTATGAGCTCTACTTGTGAAATGATTTATCACTTTCTTGAAATGATGAATGATACAGACAAGATTAATCCGGCTATGGCTGCTGCTATGTACACAGGGATTCTTACGGATACTGGTAGTTTTAAATACAGTTCTACTACCTCTACTACCCTGCGTGTTGCGGCAAACCTTGTGGATAAAGGAGCAAATAGTGAAGCGATCAACCGTAAAATTTATGACGTAAATACACCCTCAAGAATGAAATTACTAGGTGTAGCTTTAAATAATATGGTTGTTTTAGAAAAATACCGAACTGCTTATATCACCTTAACTCAAAAGGAACTGGACGATAATAATTTTAAAAAAGGCGATACAGAAGGTTTTGTCAACTATGCCCTAAGCTTAGACGGAATCGTTTTTGCACAAATTCTTATAGAAAAAGAAAGTGAAGCGATTATAAAAACATCTTTAAGGTCTAAAGGTGATTTTGATGTCAATCAATTGGCTAGAGAAAACTGGGAAGGTGGCGGCCATAAAAATGCCGCTGGAGGTAAATCTGATTTATCAATGACAGAGACAGTAAATAAATTAATTAGTATCTTGCCCGCTTATGAAAAAGAGCTCCATGAAGTTGTTATTTAG